The proteins below are encoded in one region of Kogia breviceps isolate mKogBre1 chromosome 8, mKogBre1 haplotype 1, whole genome shotgun sequence:
- the CIZ1 gene encoding cip1-interacting zinc finger protein isoform X4 has translation MFNQQQQQQLQQLQQQQLLQLQQLLQQSPPQAALPMAVSRGLPQQQPQQQLLNLQGTNSACLLNSSVLQRALLLQQLQGLDQFAMPPATYDSAGLTMPTATLGNLRGYNLATPNLTAPSLTPSQLATPNLQQFFPQATRQSLLGPPPVGVPINPSQLNLSGRNTQKQARISSTTPNRKTMPVEDKSDPPEGSEEAAEPRTDTPEDQESPHRPDGITKEKCTAASEPESCAASEPPAKRSKSSEEPTEKGTPGQLQAKVQPQARLMAPKQTQTTELLPESLEARVLPRFQPRVLQIQAQVQPQTQPQMLPLKAQVQPKLQKQAQTQTSPEHLVPQQEQLQLQKEAEPQKQVQPQARSQSPRQVQPLLQKQAQTQTYPQVQTEAQPRVQPLELPLEQPPVQLPVQPLEPNQRQPQTQPQVSVPAPEKAPVPVHSAVLETPPDTVEAGAGLEEASPEPVGAQVGLEESQEELTSGLDVGECEKRAREMLGVWGAGGSLKVTILQSSDSRAFSTVPITPGPWSGDSTSATPAAASMPSKQALQFFCYICKAGCSSQQEFQDHMLGAQHQQRLGEIQHMSQACLLSLLPVPRDVLEREDEEPPPRRWCNTCQLYYMGDLIQHRRTQDHKHRDGMCLPVFCEAQPADYRSCGPGRRGLAGPCLAAPGDAARRPPGLPSRPQIAKQSLRPFCTVCNRYFKTPRKFVEHVKSQGHKDKAKELKLLEKEIASQDEDHFITVDAVGCFEGDEEEEEDDDDEDEIEVEEEFCKQVRSRDISIEEWKGSEAYSPNTAYGVDFLVPVMGYICRICHKFYHSNSGAQLSHCKSLAHFENLQKYKKAKNPSPTTRPVSRRCAINARNALTALFTSGGRTSTQSSAQDTAKTASKVTAQPAQHPLPRRSSRLKT, from the exons GCCTGTCTCCTCAACAGCTCTGTGCTGCAGAGAGCTTTGCTTCTGCAGCAGTTGCAAG GACTGGACCAGTTTGCAATGCCACCAGCCACGTATGACAGTGCCGGTCTCACCATGCCCACGGCAACATTGG GTAACCTCCGTGGCTACAACCTGGCAACCCCAAACCTGACAGCTCCCAGCCTCACACCCTCGCAGCTGGCCACCCCAAATCTACAGCAGTTCTTTCCCCAGGCCACTCGGCAGTCCCTGCTGGGCCCTCCTCCTGTTGGGGTCCCCATAAACCCCTCCCAGCTCAACCTTTCAGGGCGGAACACCCAGAAGCAGGCCCGGATCTCCTCTACAACCCCCAATCGCAAG ACGATGCCTGTGGAGGACAAGTCGGACCCCCCAGAGGGGTCTGAGGAAGCCGCAGAGCCCCGAACAGACACACctgaag ACCAAGAATCTCCCCACCGCCCAGATGGCATCACTAAGGAGAAATGCACTGCAGCATCTGAGCCTGAGTCTTGTGCAGCGTCTGAGCCACCGGCTAAAAGGTCAAAGAG CTCAGAGGAGCCCACAGAGAAGGGGACCCCAGGGCAGCTGCAGGCAAAGGTCCAGCCACAGGCCCGGCTGATGGCACCAAAGCAGACACAGACAACCGAGCTGCTGCCTGAGTCACTGGAAGCTCGAGTGCTGCCACGATTTCAGCCACGAGTTCTGCAGATCCAAGCCCAGGTGCAGCCACAGACTCAGCCACAGATGCTACCATTGAAGGCCCAGGTGCAGCCAAAGCTGCAGAAGCAGGCACAGACACAGACTTCTCCAGAGCACTTAGTACCGCAACAGGAGCAGCTGCAGCTGCAGAAGGAGGCAGAGCCTCAGAAACAGGTGCAGCCACAGGCACGTTCACAGTCCCCAAGGCAGGTGCAGCCACTGCTGCAGAAACAGGCACAGACGCAGACGTATCCACAGGTCCAGACAGAGGCGCAGCCGAGGGTCCAGCCGCTGGAGCTACCACTGGAGCAACCTCCAGTGCAGTTGCCAGTACAGCCACTGGAGCCAAACCAGAGACAGCCTCAGACTCAGCCACAGGTGTCGGTGCCAGCACCGGAGAAGGCCCCAGTTCCGGTTCACTCTGCAGTGCTGGAGACGCCACCCGATACGGTGGAAGCTGGAGCAG GCCTGGAGGAGGCCTCGCCGGAGCCAGTGGGCGCCCAGGTTGGCCTGGAGGAGAGCCAGGAAGAGTTGACCAGTGGCCTGGATGTGGGAGAATGTgaaaaaagagcaagagagatGCTGGGG GTGTGGGGTGCCGGGGGCTCCCTGAAGGTCACCATCCTGCAGAGCAGTGACAGCCGGGCCTTTAGCACTGTACCCATCACGCCTGGGCCCTGGTCTGGCGACTCTACCTCTGCCACCCCTGCAGCGGCCAGCATGCCCTCTAAGCAGGCCCTTCAGTTCTTCTGCTACATCTGCAAGGCCGGCTGCAGCAGCCAGCAG GAGTTCCAGGACCACATGTTGGGGGCCCAGCACCAGCAGCGGCTCGGAGAGATCCAGCACATGAGCCAAGCCTGCCTCCTGTCGCTGCTGCCTGTGCCCCGGGACGTCCTGGAGCGAGAGGACGA AGAGCCTCCACCCAGGCGCTGGTGCAACACCTGCCAGCTCTACTACATGGGGGACCTGATCCAGCACCGGAGGACACAGGACCACAAG CACAGGGATGGAATGTGTTTGCCTGTGTTCTGTGAAGCACAGCCAGCCGATTACAGAAGTTGTGGGCCTGGGAGGCGAGGTCTCGCTGGGCCCTGCCTGGCTGCACCTGGGGATGCTGCCCGCCGCCCACCCGGCCTGCCTTCCCGTCCCCAGATCGCCAAACAGTCCCTGCGGCCTTTCTGCACTGTTTGCAACCGCTACTTCAAGACCCCCCGCAAGTTTGTGGAGCATGTGAAGTCCCAGGGGCATAAGGACAAAGCCAAGGAG CTGAAGCTGCTCGAGAAGGAGATTGCCAGCCAAGATGAGGACCACTTCATCACGGTGGACGCCGTGGGCTGCTTTGAGGGcgatgaagaagaggaggaggacgaCGATGATGAAGACGAGATCGAGGTTGAGGAGGAGTTCTGCAAGCAG GTGAGATCCAGAGATATATCCATAGAGGAGTGGAAAGGCTCGGAGGCCTACAGCCCCAACACGGCGTACG GTGTGGACTTCCTGGTGCCCGTGATGGGCTACATCTGCCGCATCTGCCACAAATTCTACCACAGCAATTCAGGGGCGCAGCTCTCCCACTGCAAGTCCCTGGCCCACTTTGAGAACCTGCAG AAATATAAGAAGGCCAAGAACCCCAGCCCCACCACCAGGCCTGTGAGCCGCCGCTGTGCAATCAACGCCCGGAACGCCCTGACTGCTCTGTTCACCTCCGGTGGCCGCACATCCACGCAGTCCAGCGCCCAGGACACAGCCAAAACCGCCAGCAAGGTGACAGCCCAACCCGCTCAGCACCCACTACCCCGGCGCTCAAGCCGCCTCAAAACCTGA
- the CIZ1 gene encoding cip1-interacting zinc finger protein isoform X8 produces the protein MFNQQQQQQLQQLQQQQLLQLQQLLQQSPPQAALPMAVSRGLPQQQPQQQLLNLQGTNSACLLNSSVLQRALLLQQLQGLDQFAMPPATYDSAGLTMPTATLGNLRGYNLATPNLTAPSLTPSQLATPNLQQFFPQATRQSLLGPPPVGVPINPSQLNLSGRNTQKQARISSTTPNRKTMPVEDKSDPPEGSEEAAEPRTDTPEDQESPHRPDGITKEKCTAASEPESCAASEPPAKRSKSSEEPTEKGTPGQLQAKVQPQARLMAPKQTQTTELLPESLEARVLPRFQPRVLQIQAQVQPQTQPQMLPLKAQVQPKLQKQAQTQTSPEHLVPQQEQLQLQKEAEPQKQVQTEAQPRVQPLELPLEQPPVQLPVQPLEPNQRQPQTQPQVSVPAPEKAPVPVHSAVLETPPDTVEAGAGLEEASPEPVGAQVGLEESQEELTSGLDVGECEKRAREMLGVWGAGGSLKVTILQSSDSRAFSTVPITPGPWSGDSTSATPAAASMPSKQALQFFCYICKAGCSSQQEFQDHMLGAQHQQRLGEIQHMSQACLLSLLPVPRDVLEREDEEPPPRRWCNTCQLYYMGDLIQHRRTQDHKHRDGMCLPVFCEAQPADYRSCGPGRRGLAGPCLAAPGDAARRPPGLPSRPQIAKQSLRPFCTVCNRYFKTPRKFVEHVKSQGHKDKAKELKLLEKEIASQDEDHFITVDAVGCFEGDEEEEEDDDDEDEIEVEEEFCKQVRSRDISIEEWKGSEAYSPNTAYGVDFLVPVMGYICRICHKFYHSNSGAQLSHCKSLAHFENLQKYKKAKNPSPTTRPVSRRCAINARNALTALFTSGGRTSTQSSAQDTAKTASKVTAQPAQHPLPRRSSRLKT, from the exons GCCTGTCTCCTCAACAGCTCTGTGCTGCAGAGAGCTTTGCTTCTGCAGCAGTTGCAAG GACTGGACCAGTTTGCAATGCCACCAGCCACGTATGACAGTGCCGGTCTCACCATGCCCACGGCAACATTGG GTAACCTCCGTGGCTACAACCTGGCAACCCCAAACCTGACAGCTCCCAGCCTCACACCCTCGCAGCTGGCCACCCCAAATCTACAGCAGTTCTTTCCCCAGGCCACTCGGCAGTCCCTGCTGGGCCCTCCTCCTGTTGGGGTCCCCATAAACCCCTCCCAGCTCAACCTTTCAGGGCGGAACACCCAGAAGCAGGCCCGGATCTCCTCTACAACCCCCAATCGCAAG ACGATGCCTGTGGAGGACAAGTCGGACCCCCCAGAGGGGTCTGAGGAAGCCGCAGAGCCCCGAACAGACACACctgaag ACCAAGAATCTCCCCACCGCCCAGATGGCATCACTAAGGAGAAATGCACTGCAGCATCTGAGCCTGAGTCTTGTGCAGCGTCTGAGCCACCGGCTAAAAGGTCAAAGAG CTCAGAGGAGCCCACAGAGAAGGGGACCCCAGGGCAGCTGCAGGCAAAGGTCCAGCCACAGGCCCGGCTGATGGCACCAAAGCAGACACAGACAACCGAGCTGCTGCCTGAGTCACTGGAAGCTCGAGTGCTGCCACGATTTCAGCCACGAGTTCTGCAGATCCAAGCCCAGGTGCAGCCACAGACTCAGCCACAGATGCTACCATTGAAGGCCCAGGTGCAGCCAAAGCTGCAGAAGCAGGCACAGACACAGACTTCTCCAGAGCACTTAGTACCGCAACAGGAGCAGCTGCAGCTGCAGAAGGAGGCAGAGCCTCAGAAACAG GTCCAGACAGAGGCGCAGCCGAGGGTCCAGCCGCTGGAGCTACCACTGGAGCAACCTCCAGTGCAGTTGCCAGTACAGCCACTGGAGCCAAACCAGAGACAGCCTCAGACTCAGCCACAGGTGTCGGTGCCAGCACCGGAGAAGGCCCCAGTTCCGGTTCACTCTGCAGTGCTGGAGACGCCACCCGATACGGTGGAAGCTGGAGCAG GCCTGGAGGAGGCCTCGCCGGAGCCAGTGGGCGCCCAGGTTGGCCTGGAGGAGAGCCAGGAAGAGTTGACCAGTGGCCTGGATGTGGGAGAATGTgaaaaaagagcaagagagatGCTGGGG GTGTGGGGTGCCGGGGGCTCCCTGAAGGTCACCATCCTGCAGAGCAGTGACAGCCGGGCCTTTAGCACTGTACCCATCACGCCTGGGCCCTGGTCTGGCGACTCTACCTCTGCCACCCCTGCAGCGGCCAGCATGCCCTCTAAGCAGGCCCTTCAGTTCTTCTGCTACATCTGCAAGGCCGGCTGCAGCAGCCAGCAG GAGTTCCAGGACCACATGTTGGGGGCCCAGCACCAGCAGCGGCTCGGAGAGATCCAGCACATGAGCCAAGCCTGCCTCCTGTCGCTGCTGCCTGTGCCCCGGGACGTCCTGGAGCGAGAGGACGA AGAGCCTCCACCCAGGCGCTGGTGCAACACCTGCCAGCTCTACTACATGGGGGACCTGATCCAGCACCGGAGGACACAGGACCACAAG CACAGGGATGGAATGTGTTTGCCTGTGTTCTGTGAAGCACAGCCAGCCGATTACAGAAGTTGTGGGCCTGGGAGGCGAGGTCTCGCTGGGCCCTGCCTGGCTGCACCTGGGGATGCTGCCCGCCGCCCACCCGGCCTGCCTTCCCGTCCCCAGATCGCCAAACAGTCCCTGCGGCCTTTCTGCACTGTTTGCAACCGCTACTTCAAGACCCCCCGCAAGTTTGTGGAGCATGTGAAGTCCCAGGGGCATAAGGACAAAGCCAAGGAG CTGAAGCTGCTCGAGAAGGAGATTGCCAGCCAAGATGAGGACCACTTCATCACGGTGGACGCCGTGGGCTGCTTTGAGGGcgatgaagaagaggaggaggacgaCGATGATGAAGACGAGATCGAGGTTGAGGAGGAGTTCTGCAAGCAG GTGAGATCCAGAGATATATCCATAGAGGAGTGGAAAGGCTCGGAGGCCTACAGCCCCAACACGGCGTACG GTGTGGACTTCCTGGTGCCCGTGATGGGCTACATCTGCCGCATCTGCCACAAATTCTACCACAGCAATTCAGGGGCGCAGCTCTCCCACTGCAAGTCCCTGGCCCACTTTGAGAACCTGCAG AAATATAAGAAGGCCAAGAACCCCAGCCCCACCACCAGGCCTGTGAGCCGCCGCTGTGCAATCAACGCCCGGAACGCCCTGACTGCTCTGTTCACCTCCGGTGGCCGCACATCCACGCAGTCCAGCGCCCAGGACACAGCCAAAACCGCCAGCAAGGTGACAGCCCAACCCGCTCAGCACCCACTACCCCGGCGCTCAAGCCGCCTCAAAACCTGA
- the CIZ1 gene encoding cip1-interacting zinc finger protein isoform X3, which translates to MFNQQQQQQLQQLQQQQLLQLQQLLQQSPPQAALPMAVSRGLPQQQPQQQLLNLQGTNSACLLNSSVLQRALLLQQLQGLDQFAMPPATYDSAGLTMPTATLGNLRGYNLATPNLTAPSLTPSQLATPNLQQFFPQATRQSLLGPPPVGVPINPSQLNLSGRNTQKQARISSTTPNRKDSSSQTMPVEDKSDPPEGSEEAAEPRTDTPEDQESPHRPDGITKEKCTAASEPESCAASEPPAKRSKSSEEPTEKGTPGQLQAKVQPQARLMAPKQTQTTELLPESLEARVLPRFQPRVLQIQAQVQPQTQPQMLPLKAQVQPKLQKQAQTQTSPEHLVPQQEQLQLQKEAEPQKQVQPQARSQSPRQVQPLLQKQAQTQTYPQVQTEAQPRVQPLELPLEQPPVQLPVQPLEPNQRQPQTQPQVSVPAPEKAPVPVHSAVLETPPDTVEAGAGLEEASPEPVGAQVGLEESQEELTSGLDVGECEKRAREMLGVWGAGGSLKVTILQSSDSRAFSTVPITPGPWSGDSTSATPAAASMPSKQALQFFCYICKAGCSSQQEFQDHMLGAQHQQRLGEIQHMSQACLLSLLPVPRDVLEREDEEPPPRRWCNTCQLYYMGDLIQHRRTQDHKHRDGMCLPVFCEAQPADYRSCGPGRRGLAGPCLAAPGDAARRPPGLPSRPQIAKQSLRPFCTVCNRYFKTPRKFVEHVKSQGHKDKAKELKLLEKEIASQDEDHFITVDAVGCFEGDEEEEEDDDDEDEIEVEEEFCKQVRSRDISIEEWKGSEAYSPNTAYGVDFLVPVMGYICRICHKFYHSNSGAQLSHCKSLAHFENLQKYKKAKNPSPTTRPVSRRCAINARNALTALFTSGGRTSTQSSAQDTAKTASKVTAQPAQHPLPRRSSRLKT; encoded by the exons GCCTGTCTCCTCAACAGCTCTGTGCTGCAGAGAGCTTTGCTTCTGCAGCAGTTGCAAG GACTGGACCAGTTTGCAATGCCACCAGCCACGTATGACAGTGCCGGTCTCACCATGCCCACGGCAACATTGG GTAACCTCCGTGGCTACAACCTGGCAACCCCAAACCTGACAGCTCCCAGCCTCACACCCTCGCAGCTGGCCACCCCAAATCTACAGCAGTTCTTTCCCCAGGCCACTCGGCAGTCCCTGCTGGGCCCTCCTCCTGTTGGGGTCCCCATAAACCCCTCCCAGCTCAACCTTTCAGGGCGGAACACCCAGAAGCAGGCCCGGATCTCCTCTACAACCCCCAATCGCAAG GATTCTTCTTCTCAGACGATGCCTGTGGAGGACAAGTCGGACCCCCCAGAGGGGTCTGAGGAAGCCGCAGAGCCCCGAACAGACACACctgaag ACCAAGAATCTCCCCACCGCCCAGATGGCATCACTAAGGAGAAATGCACTGCAGCATCTGAGCCTGAGTCTTGTGCAGCGTCTGAGCCACCGGCTAAAAGGTCAAAGAG CTCAGAGGAGCCCACAGAGAAGGGGACCCCAGGGCAGCTGCAGGCAAAGGTCCAGCCACAGGCCCGGCTGATGGCACCAAAGCAGACACAGACAACCGAGCTGCTGCCTGAGTCACTGGAAGCTCGAGTGCTGCCACGATTTCAGCCACGAGTTCTGCAGATCCAAGCCCAGGTGCAGCCACAGACTCAGCCACAGATGCTACCATTGAAGGCCCAGGTGCAGCCAAAGCTGCAGAAGCAGGCACAGACACAGACTTCTCCAGAGCACTTAGTACCGCAACAGGAGCAGCTGCAGCTGCAGAAGGAGGCAGAGCCTCAGAAACAGGTGCAGCCACAGGCACGTTCACAGTCCCCAAGGCAGGTGCAGCCACTGCTGCAGAAACAGGCACAGACGCAGACGTATCCACAGGTCCAGACAGAGGCGCAGCCGAGGGTCCAGCCGCTGGAGCTACCACTGGAGCAACCTCCAGTGCAGTTGCCAGTACAGCCACTGGAGCCAAACCAGAGACAGCCTCAGACTCAGCCACAGGTGTCGGTGCCAGCACCGGAGAAGGCCCCAGTTCCGGTTCACTCTGCAGTGCTGGAGACGCCACCCGATACGGTGGAAGCTGGAGCAG GCCTGGAGGAGGCCTCGCCGGAGCCAGTGGGCGCCCAGGTTGGCCTGGAGGAGAGCCAGGAAGAGTTGACCAGTGGCCTGGATGTGGGAGAATGTgaaaaaagagcaagagagatGCTGGGG GTGTGGGGTGCCGGGGGCTCCCTGAAGGTCACCATCCTGCAGAGCAGTGACAGCCGGGCCTTTAGCACTGTACCCATCACGCCTGGGCCCTGGTCTGGCGACTCTACCTCTGCCACCCCTGCAGCGGCCAGCATGCCCTCTAAGCAGGCCCTTCAGTTCTTCTGCTACATCTGCAAGGCCGGCTGCAGCAGCCAGCAG GAGTTCCAGGACCACATGTTGGGGGCCCAGCACCAGCAGCGGCTCGGAGAGATCCAGCACATGAGCCAAGCCTGCCTCCTGTCGCTGCTGCCTGTGCCCCGGGACGTCCTGGAGCGAGAGGACGA AGAGCCTCCACCCAGGCGCTGGTGCAACACCTGCCAGCTCTACTACATGGGGGACCTGATCCAGCACCGGAGGACACAGGACCACAAG CACAGGGATGGAATGTGTTTGCCTGTGTTCTGTGAAGCACAGCCAGCCGATTACAGAAGTTGTGGGCCTGGGAGGCGAGGTCTCGCTGGGCCCTGCCTGGCTGCACCTGGGGATGCTGCCCGCCGCCCACCCGGCCTGCCTTCCCGTCCCCAGATCGCCAAACAGTCCCTGCGGCCTTTCTGCACTGTTTGCAACCGCTACTTCAAGACCCCCCGCAAGTTTGTGGAGCATGTGAAGTCCCAGGGGCATAAGGACAAAGCCAAGGAG CTGAAGCTGCTCGAGAAGGAGATTGCCAGCCAAGATGAGGACCACTTCATCACGGTGGACGCCGTGGGCTGCTTTGAGGGcgatgaagaagaggaggaggacgaCGATGATGAAGACGAGATCGAGGTTGAGGAGGAGTTCTGCAAGCAG GTGAGATCCAGAGATATATCCATAGAGGAGTGGAAAGGCTCGGAGGCCTACAGCCCCAACACGGCGTACG GTGTGGACTTCCTGGTGCCCGTGATGGGCTACATCTGCCGCATCTGCCACAAATTCTACCACAGCAATTCAGGGGCGCAGCTCTCCCACTGCAAGTCCCTGGCCCACTTTGAGAACCTGCAG AAATATAAGAAGGCCAAGAACCCCAGCCCCACCACCAGGCCTGTGAGCCGCCGCTGTGCAATCAACGCCCGGAACGCCCTGACTGCTCTGTTCACCTCCGGTGGCCGCACATCCACGCAGTCCAGCGCCCAGGACACAGCCAAAACCGCCAGCAAGGTGACAGCCCAACCCGCTCAGCACCCACTACCCCGGCGCTCAAGCCGCCTCAAAACCTGA
- the CIZ1 gene encoding cip1-interacting zinc finger protein isoform X7, translated as MFNQQQQQQLQQLQQQQLLQLQQLLQQSPPQAALPMAVSRGLPQQQPQQQLLNLQGTNSACLLNSSVLQRALLLQQLQGLDQFAMPPATYDSAGLTMPTATLGNLRGYNLATPNLTAPSLTPSQLATPNLQQFFPQATRQSLLGPPPVGVPINPSQLNLSGRNTQKQARISSTTPNRKDSSSQTMPVEDKSDPPEGSEEAAEPRTDTPEDQESPHRPDGITKEKCTAASEPESCAASEPPAKRSKSSEEPTEKGTPGQLQAKVQPQARLMAPKQTQTTELLPESLEARVLPRFQPRVLQIQAQVQPQTQPQMLPLKAQVQPKLQKQAQTQTSPEHLVPQQEQLQLQKEAEPQKQVQTEAQPRVQPLELPLEQPPVQLPVQPLEPNQRQPQTQPQVSVPAPEKAPVPVHSAVLETPPDTVEAGAGLEEASPEPVGAQVGLEESQEELTSGLDVGECEKRAREMLGVWGAGGSLKVTILQSSDSRAFSTVPITPGPWSGDSTSATPAAASMPSKQALQFFCYICKAGCSSQQEFQDHMLGAQHQQRLGEIQHMSQACLLSLLPVPRDVLEREDEEPPPRRWCNTCQLYYMGDLIQHRRTQDHKHRDGMCLPVFCEAQPADYRSCGPGRRGLAGPCLAAPGDAARRPPGLPSRPQIAKQSLRPFCTVCNRYFKTPRKFVEHVKSQGHKDKAKELKLLEKEIASQDEDHFITVDAVGCFEGDEEEEEDDDDEDEIEVEEEFCKQVRSRDISIEEWKGSEAYSPNTAYGVDFLVPVMGYICRICHKFYHSNSGAQLSHCKSLAHFENLQKYKKAKNPSPTTRPVSRRCAINARNALTALFTSGGRTSTQSSAQDTAKTASKVTAQPAQHPLPRRSSRLKT; from the exons GCCTGTCTCCTCAACAGCTCTGTGCTGCAGAGAGCTTTGCTTCTGCAGCAGTTGCAAG GACTGGACCAGTTTGCAATGCCACCAGCCACGTATGACAGTGCCGGTCTCACCATGCCCACGGCAACATTGG GTAACCTCCGTGGCTACAACCTGGCAACCCCAAACCTGACAGCTCCCAGCCTCACACCCTCGCAGCTGGCCACCCCAAATCTACAGCAGTTCTTTCCCCAGGCCACTCGGCAGTCCCTGCTGGGCCCTCCTCCTGTTGGGGTCCCCATAAACCCCTCCCAGCTCAACCTTTCAGGGCGGAACACCCAGAAGCAGGCCCGGATCTCCTCTACAACCCCCAATCGCAAG GATTCTTCTTCTCAGACGATGCCTGTGGAGGACAAGTCGGACCCCCCAGAGGGGTCTGAGGAAGCCGCAGAGCCCCGAACAGACACACctgaag ACCAAGAATCTCCCCACCGCCCAGATGGCATCACTAAGGAGAAATGCACTGCAGCATCTGAGCCTGAGTCTTGTGCAGCGTCTGAGCCACCGGCTAAAAGGTCAAAGAG CTCAGAGGAGCCCACAGAGAAGGGGACCCCAGGGCAGCTGCAGGCAAAGGTCCAGCCACAGGCCCGGCTGATGGCACCAAAGCAGACACAGACAACCGAGCTGCTGCCTGAGTCACTGGAAGCTCGAGTGCTGCCACGATTTCAGCCACGAGTTCTGCAGATCCAAGCCCAGGTGCAGCCACAGACTCAGCCACAGATGCTACCATTGAAGGCCCAGGTGCAGCCAAAGCTGCAGAAGCAGGCACAGACACAGACTTCTCCAGAGCACTTAGTACCGCAACAGGAGCAGCTGCAGCTGCAGAAGGAGGCAGAGCCTCAGAAACAG GTCCAGACAGAGGCGCAGCCGAGGGTCCAGCCGCTGGAGCTACCACTGGAGCAACCTCCAGTGCAGTTGCCAGTACAGCCACTGGAGCCAAACCAGAGACAGCCTCAGACTCAGCCACAGGTGTCGGTGCCAGCACCGGAGAAGGCCCCAGTTCCGGTTCACTCTGCAGTGCTGGAGACGCCACCCGATACGGTGGAAGCTGGAGCAG GCCTGGAGGAGGCCTCGCCGGAGCCAGTGGGCGCCCAGGTTGGCCTGGAGGAGAGCCAGGAAGAGTTGACCAGTGGCCTGGATGTGGGAGAATGTgaaaaaagagcaagagagatGCTGGGG GTGTGGGGTGCCGGGGGCTCCCTGAAGGTCACCATCCTGCAGAGCAGTGACAGCCGGGCCTTTAGCACTGTACCCATCACGCCTGGGCCCTGGTCTGGCGACTCTACCTCTGCCACCCCTGCAGCGGCCAGCATGCCCTCTAAGCAGGCCCTTCAGTTCTTCTGCTACATCTGCAAGGCCGGCTGCAGCAGCCAGCAG GAGTTCCAGGACCACATGTTGGGGGCCCAGCACCAGCAGCGGCTCGGAGAGATCCAGCACATGAGCCAAGCCTGCCTCCTGTCGCTGCTGCCTGTGCCCCGGGACGTCCTGGAGCGAGAGGACGA AGAGCCTCCACCCAGGCGCTGGTGCAACACCTGCCAGCTCTACTACATGGGGGACCTGATCCAGCACCGGAGGACACAGGACCACAAG CACAGGGATGGAATGTGTTTGCCTGTGTTCTGTGAAGCACAGCCAGCCGATTACAGAAGTTGTGGGCCTGGGAGGCGAGGTCTCGCTGGGCCCTGCCTGGCTGCACCTGGGGATGCTGCCCGCCGCCCACCCGGCCTGCCTTCCCGTCCCCAGATCGCCAAACAGTCCCTGCGGCCTTTCTGCACTGTTTGCAACCGCTACTTCAAGACCCCCCGCAAGTTTGTGGAGCATGTGAAGTCCCAGGGGCATAAGGACAAAGCCAAGGAG CTGAAGCTGCTCGAGAAGGAGATTGCCAGCCAAGATGAGGACCACTTCATCACGGTGGACGCCGTGGGCTGCTTTGAGGGcgatgaagaagaggaggaggacgaCGATGATGAAGACGAGATCGAGGTTGAGGAGGAGTTCTGCAAGCAG GTGAGATCCAGAGATATATCCATAGAGGAGTGGAAAGGCTCGGAGGCCTACAGCCCCAACACGGCGTACG GTGTGGACTTCCTGGTGCCCGTGATGGGCTACATCTGCCGCATCTGCCACAAATTCTACCACAGCAATTCAGGGGCGCAGCTCTCCCACTGCAAGTCCCTGGCCCACTTTGAGAACCTGCAG AAATATAAGAAGGCCAAGAACCCCAGCCCCACCACCAGGCCTGTGAGCCGCCGCTGTGCAATCAACGCCCGGAACGCCCTGACTGCTCTGTTCACCTCCGGTGGCCGCACATCCACGCAGTCCAGCGCCCAGGACACAGCCAAAACCGCCAGCAAGGTGACAGCCCAACCCGCTCAGCACCCACTACCCCGGCGCTCAAGCCGCCTCAAAACCTGA